From Drosophila suzukii chromosome 2R, CBGP_Dsuzu_IsoJpt1.0, whole genome shotgun sequence, a single genomic window includes:
- the Mmp1 gene encoding matrix metalloproteinase-14 isoform X2, translated as MTIRQATGASNCKTSNKMTNCQSSVFIVVGTLFSILAAAQTAPVSTTTQAEIYLSQFGYLPASARNPASSGLHDQQTWVSAIEEFQSFAGLNITGELDAETMKLMSLPRCGVRDRVGTGDSRSKRYALQGSRWRVKNLTYKISKYPKRLKRVDVDAEIGRAFAVWSEDTDLTFTRKTSGPVHIEIKFVESEHGDGDAFDGQGGTLAHAFFPVFGGDAHFDDAELWTIGSPRGTNLFQVAAHEFGHSLGLSHSDQSSALMAPFYRGFEPVFKLDEDDKAAIQSLYGRKTNQLRPTNIYPPTTQRPFTPPKVPLDDSICKDSKVDTLFNSAQGETFAFKGDKFYKLTTDSVEEGYPQLISKGWPGLPSNIDAAFTYKNGKTYFFKGTQYWRYQGRQMDGVYPKEISEGFTGIPDHLDAAMVWGGNGKIYFFKGSKFWRFDPAKRPPVKSSYPKPISNWEGVPNNLDAALKYTNGYTYFFKGDKYYRFHDARFAVDSATPPFPRPTAHWWFGCKNTPSSTAVGDHQSNDEPIAPEVAERTGNGAMSQTKISSTGAVSTVITTILMCLVSKLIVS; from the exons ATCTACCTGTCCCAGTTTGGCTATCTACCCGCCTCAGCCCGCAATCCTGCCAGCAGTGGGCTCCATGACCAACAGACCTGGGTCAGCGCCATCGAGGAGTTCCAGAGCTTCGCGGGATTGAACATCACCGGCGAGCTGGATGCGGAGACCATGAAACTGATGTCTCTGCCACGTTGCGGAGTGCGGGATCGCGTGGGAACCGGCGACAGTCGCTCCAAGCGATATGCCCTCCAGGGCAGTCGCTGGCGTGTGAAGAACCTCACCTACAAGATCTCCAAGTACCCCAAGCGACTGAAGCGcgtggatgtggatgcggaGATCGGACGCGCCTTCGCCGTGTGGTCCGAGGACACCGATCTGACCTTCACCAGGAAGACCTCCGGCCCCGTGCACATCGAAATTAA GTTCGTGGAGAGCGAGCATGGTGATGGCGATGCCTTCGATGGTCAGGGTGGCACCTTGGCCCATGCCTTCTTCCCTGTGTTCGGAGGAGATGCCCACTTCGATGATGCGGAACTGTGGACCATTGGGTCGCCGCGTGGCACCAATCTTTTCCAGGTGGCCGCCCACGAATTTGGTCATTCCCTGGGTCTGTCCCACTCCGATCAGAGCTCAGCCCTAATGGCTCCCTTCTACCGTGGCTTCGAACCTGTCTTCAAGCTGGACGAAGACGACAAGGCAGCCATCCAGTCGCTTTATGGCAGGAAGACCAACCAGCTGAGACCCACCAACATCTACCCGCCCACCACTCAGCGGCCATTCACTCCGCCCAAGGTCCCACTGGACGACTCCATCTGCAAGGACTCCAAGGTGGACACCCTCTTCAACTCGGCGCAGGGCGAGACATTCGCCTTCAAGGGCGACAAGTTCTATAAGCTGACCACCGATTCTGTGGAGGAGGGCTACCCGCAGCTCATCTCGAAGGGCTGGCCAGGATTGCCGAGCAACATCGATGCAGCGTTCACGTACAAGAACGGCAAGACGTACTTCTTCAAGGGAACCCAGTACTGGCGCTACCAGGGTCGCCAGATGGACGGCGTTTACCCCAAGGAAATTAGCGAGGGCTTCACGGGCATTCCCGATCATCTGGACGCGGCGATGGTCTGGGGAGGCAATGGCAAGATCTACTTCTTCAAGGGCAGCAAGTTCTGGCGATTCGATCCGGCCAAGAGGCCACCAGTGAAGTCTAGCTATCCCAAGCCGATCTCCAACTGGGAGGGTGTTCCCAATAACCTAGATGCTGCGCTCAAGTACACCAATGGATACACGTACTTCTTCAAGGGCGACAAGTACTACCGATTCCACGATGCCCGATTTGCT GTTGACTCGGCCACGCCCCCCTTCCCCAGACCCACCGCCCACTGGTGGTTCGGCTGCAAGAACACGCCCTCGTCCACAG CCGTGGGCGATCATCAGTCCAACGACGAGCCTATCGCACCGGAAGTGGCGGAGCGGACCGGAAATGGAGCCATGTCGCAAACGAAAATTTCAAGCACCGGCGCCGTTAGCACTGTGATTACCACCATCCTGATGTGCCTCGTCTCCAAGCTCATCGTTAGCTAA
- the Mmp1 gene encoding matrix metalloproteinase-14 isoform X1, which translates to MTIRQATGASNCKTSNKMTNCQSSVFIVVGTLFSILAAAQTAPVSTTTQAEIYLSQFGYLPASARNPASSGLHDQQTWVSAIEEFQSFAGLNITGELDAETMKLMSLPRCGVRDRVGTGDSRSKRYALQGSRWRVKNLTYKISKYPKRLKRVDVDAEIGRAFAVWSEDTDLTFTRKTSGPVHIEIKFVESEHGDGDAFDGQGGTLAHAFFPVFGGDAHFDDAELWTIGSPRGTNLFQVAAHEFGHSLGLSHSDQSSALMAPFYRGFEPVFKLDEDDKAAIQSLYGRKTNQLRPTNIYPPTTQRPFTPPKVPLDDSICKDSKVDTLFNSAQGETFAFKGDKFYKLTTDSVEEGYPQLISKGWPGLPSNIDAAFTYKNGKTYFFKGTQYWRYQGRQMDGVYPKEISEGFTGIPDHLDAAMVWGGNGKIYFFKGSKFWRFDPAKRPPVKSSYPKPISNWEGVPNNLDAALKYTNGYTYFFKGDKYYRFHDARFAVDSATPPFPRPTAHWWFGCKNTPSSTGNIVEGSDNEFEQHSMIPHADDGNGDDFDAAVGDHQSNDEPIAPEVAERTGNGAMSQTKISSTGAVSTVITTILMCLVSKLIVS; encoded by the exons ATCTACCTGTCCCAGTTTGGCTATCTACCCGCCTCAGCCCGCAATCCTGCCAGCAGTGGGCTCCATGACCAACAGACCTGGGTCAGCGCCATCGAGGAGTTCCAGAGCTTCGCGGGATTGAACATCACCGGCGAGCTGGATGCGGAGACCATGAAACTGATGTCTCTGCCACGTTGCGGAGTGCGGGATCGCGTGGGAACCGGCGACAGTCGCTCCAAGCGATATGCCCTCCAGGGCAGTCGCTGGCGTGTGAAGAACCTCACCTACAAGATCTCCAAGTACCCCAAGCGACTGAAGCGcgtggatgtggatgcggaGATCGGACGCGCCTTCGCCGTGTGGTCCGAGGACACCGATCTGACCTTCACCAGGAAGACCTCCGGCCCCGTGCACATCGAAATTAA GTTCGTGGAGAGCGAGCATGGTGATGGCGATGCCTTCGATGGTCAGGGTGGCACCTTGGCCCATGCCTTCTTCCCTGTGTTCGGAGGAGATGCCCACTTCGATGATGCGGAACTGTGGACCATTGGGTCGCCGCGTGGCACCAATCTTTTCCAGGTGGCCGCCCACGAATTTGGTCATTCCCTGGGTCTGTCCCACTCCGATCAGAGCTCAGCCCTAATGGCTCCCTTCTACCGTGGCTTCGAACCTGTCTTCAAGCTGGACGAAGACGACAAGGCAGCCATCCAGTCGCTTTATGGCAGGAAGACCAACCAGCTGAGACCCACCAACATCTACCCGCCCACCACTCAGCGGCCATTCACTCCGCCCAAGGTCCCACTGGACGACTCCATCTGCAAGGACTCCAAGGTGGACACCCTCTTCAACTCGGCGCAGGGCGAGACATTCGCCTTCAAGGGCGACAAGTTCTATAAGCTGACCACCGATTCTGTGGAGGAGGGCTACCCGCAGCTCATCTCGAAGGGCTGGCCAGGATTGCCGAGCAACATCGATGCAGCGTTCACGTACAAGAACGGCAAGACGTACTTCTTCAAGGGAACCCAGTACTGGCGCTACCAGGGTCGCCAGATGGACGGCGTTTACCCCAAGGAAATTAGCGAGGGCTTCACGGGCATTCCCGATCATCTGGACGCGGCGATGGTCTGGGGAGGCAATGGCAAGATCTACTTCTTCAAGGGCAGCAAGTTCTGGCGATTCGATCCGGCCAAGAGGCCACCAGTGAAGTCTAGCTATCCCAAGCCGATCTCCAACTGGGAGGGTGTTCCCAATAACCTAGATGCTGCGCTCAAGTACACCAATGGATACACGTACTTCTTCAAGGGCGACAAGTACTACCGATTCCACGATGCCCGATTTGCT GTTGACTCGGCCACGCCCCCCTTCCCCAGACCCACCGCCCACTGGTGGTTCGGCTGCAAGAACACGCCCTCGTCCACAGGTAATATCGTCGAGGGTTCCGACAACGAGTTCGAACAGCACTCCATGATCCCGCATGCCGACGATGGTAATGGTGATGATTTCGACGCAG CCGTGGGCGATCATCAGTCCAACGACGAGCCTATCGCACCGGAAGTGGCGGAGCGGACCGGAAATGGAGCCATGTCGCAAACGAAAATTTCAAGCACCGGCGCCGTTAGCACTGTGATTACCACCATCCTGATGTGCCTCGTCTCCAAGCTCATCGTTAGCTAA
- the Mmp1 gene encoding matrix metalloproteinase-14 isoform X3 — translation MTIRQATGASNCKTSNKMTNCQSSVFIVVGTLFSILAAAQTAPVSTTTQAEIYLSQFGYLPASARNPASSGLHDQQTWVSAIEEFQSFAGLNITGELDAETMKLMSLPRCGVRDRVGTGDSRSKRYALQGSRWRVKNLTYKISKYPKRLKRVDVDAEIGRAFAVWSEDTDLTFTRKTSGPVHIEIKFVESEHGDGDAFDGQGGTLAHAFFPVFGGDAHFDDAELWTIGSPRGTNLFQVAAHEFGHSLGLSHSDQSSALMAPFYRGFEPVFKLDEDDKAAIQSLYGRKTNQLRPTNIYPPTTQRPFTPPKVPLDDSICKDSKVDTLFNSAQGETFAFKGDKFYKLTTDSVEEGYPQLISKGWPGLPSNIDAAFTYKNGKTYFFKGTQYWRYQGRQMDGVYPKEISEGFTGIPDHLDAAMVWGGNGKIYFFKGSKFWRFDPAKRPPVKSSYPKPISNWEGVPNNLDAALKYTNGYTYFFKGDKYYRFHDARFAVDSATPPFPRPTAHWWFGCKNTPSSTGNIVEGSDNEFEQHSMIPHADDGNGDDFDAGFKRRGYKNKKN, via the exons ATCTACCTGTCCCAGTTTGGCTATCTACCCGCCTCAGCCCGCAATCCTGCCAGCAGTGGGCTCCATGACCAACAGACCTGGGTCAGCGCCATCGAGGAGTTCCAGAGCTTCGCGGGATTGAACATCACCGGCGAGCTGGATGCGGAGACCATGAAACTGATGTCTCTGCCACGTTGCGGAGTGCGGGATCGCGTGGGAACCGGCGACAGTCGCTCCAAGCGATATGCCCTCCAGGGCAGTCGCTGGCGTGTGAAGAACCTCACCTACAAGATCTCCAAGTACCCCAAGCGACTGAAGCGcgtggatgtggatgcggaGATCGGACGCGCCTTCGCCGTGTGGTCCGAGGACACCGATCTGACCTTCACCAGGAAGACCTCCGGCCCCGTGCACATCGAAATTAA GTTCGTGGAGAGCGAGCATGGTGATGGCGATGCCTTCGATGGTCAGGGTGGCACCTTGGCCCATGCCTTCTTCCCTGTGTTCGGAGGAGATGCCCACTTCGATGATGCGGAACTGTGGACCATTGGGTCGCCGCGTGGCACCAATCTTTTCCAGGTGGCCGCCCACGAATTTGGTCATTCCCTGGGTCTGTCCCACTCCGATCAGAGCTCAGCCCTAATGGCTCCCTTCTACCGTGGCTTCGAACCTGTCTTCAAGCTGGACGAAGACGACAAGGCAGCCATCCAGTCGCTTTATGGCAGGAAGACCAACCAGCTGAGACCCACCAACATCTACCCGCCCACCACTCAGCGGCCATTCACTCCGCCCAAGGTCCCACTGGACGACTCCATCTGCAAGGACTCCAAGGTGGACACCCTCTTCAACTCGGCGCAGGGCGAGACATTCGCCTTCAAGGGCGACAAGTTCTATAAGCTGACCACCGATTCTGTGGAGGAGGGCTACCCGCAGCTCATCTCGAAGGGCTGGCCAGGATTGCCGAGCAACATCGATGCAGCGTTCACGTACAAGAACGGCAAGACGTACTTCTTCAAGGGAACCCAGTACTGGCGCTACCAGGGTCGCCAGATGGACGGCGTTTACCCCAAGGAAATTAGCGAGGGCTTCACGGGCATTCCCGATCATCTGGACGCGGCGATGGTCTGGGGAGGCAATGGCAAGATCTACTTCTTCAAGGGCAGCAAGTTCTGGCGATTCGATCCGGCCAAGAGGCCACCAGTGAAGTCTAGCTATCCCAAGCCGATCTCCAACTGGGAGGGTGTTCCCAATAACCTAGATGCTGCGCTCAAGTACACCAATGGATACACGTACTTCTTCAAGGGCGACAAGTACTACCGATTCCACGATGCCCGATTTGCT GTTGACTCGGCCACGCCCCCCTTCCCCAGACCCACCGCCCACTGGTGGTTCGGCTGCAAGAACACGCCCTCGTCCACAGGTAATATCGTCGAGGGTTCCGACAACGAGTTCGAACAGCACTCCATGATCCCGCATGCCGACGATGGTAATGGTGATGATTTCGACGCAG GCTTTAAGAGACGCGgatataaaaacaagaaaaattaA
- the Pof gene encoding protein painting of fourth isoform X2, translating into MDSKRAALDTGDGPVAKRSDIGSSSRESSPGDGNQISLAKHVAPFTGNGCSASLESYLYDTTPAGSQLLSWSAAADGPTSDNDAELEKITRANRKPDPAKMSRRELAKQRREHTLKALALERELTSKPGQSAASVVLLIRFPDPEITGPMLASLSKEIRDVVLPASVAPRYCLVHLRPGADVEATIRDINKARFGTGFLRAEVKPFSDEEQAEFIDPCSLYVSNIPFNMTTSAIKAYFASAMRVDIGVLKREKRARYAFVRYASPEQTMEAFKELIESPLNSRILTVRYRRLRKRSGMPMVQCTSSFQTIPSPSIDDDNADCKLISPPPVESIVISDSDNCSDSSGNGKSGSKRKTKISKQEKEIQKLKRQMAEYGAIIKNLQVGQSCLGTSFIPDLTPKTEPCVNPSACIMGSNAVPLMRDIKQECAYLGIPDNSSSDIIPASKPTAPPLDDSPKKSKSPFRRRKSAKQTADKYEALGASPEKDARLEELYAQLECDPDP; encoded by the exons ATGGATTCGAAACGCGCGGCCCTTGATACGGGCGACGGTCCGGTCGCGAAACGCAGTGACATTGGTAGCTCCTCCCGGGAGTCGTCTCCTGGCGACGGCAACCAGATCTCTCTGGCCAAGCATGTGGCCCCGTTCACGGGCAATGGATGCAGTGCCTCGCTGGAGTCCTACTTGTACGATACGACTCCTGCGGGCAGCCAACTGCTGTCGTGGAGCGCTGCCGCAGATGGGCCAACTTCTGATAACGACGCGGAGCTGGAGAAGATCACCCGCGCCAACAGGAAAC CCGATCCCGCCAAGATGTCCCGCAGGGAGCTGGCCAAACAGCGCCGCGAGCACACTTTGAAGGCCCTTGCCCTGGAACGCGAGCTAACCAGCAAGCCAGGCCAGTCAGCCGCGTCCGTGGTGCTGCTCATCCGCTTCCCCGACCCCGAGATAACTGGTCCCATGCTGGCCAGCCTGTCCAAGGAGATCCGCGACGTGGTCTTGCCCGCCAGTGTGGCTCCGCGCTACTGCCTAGTGCACCTGAGGCCCGGCGCAGATGTGGAGGCCACCATTCGCGACATCAACAAGGCACGCTTTGGCACCGGGTTCCTGCGGGCGGAGGTCAAGCCTTTCTCCGATGAGGAGCAGGCCGAGTTTATTGATCCTTGCTCGCTGTACGTGAGCAACATACCCTTCAACATGACCACCTCGGCCATCAAGGCCTACTTCGCCAGCGCCATGCGCGTGGACATCGGCGTGCTGAAGCGCGAGAAGCGCGCTCGCTACGCCTTCGTGCGCTACGCCAGTCCTGAGCAGACCATGGAAGCATTCAAGGAGCTGATCGAATCTCCGCTGAACAGCCGCATTCTCACAGTACGCTACCGCCGCCTTCGAAAGCGCTCCGGCATGCCCATGGTGCAGTGCACCAGCTCATTCCAGACGATCCCCTCGCCCAGTATCGACGACGACAACGCCGACTGCAAGCTCATTTCCCCACCGCCCGTGGAGTCGATCGTAATCAGCGACAGTGACAACTGCTCCGACTCCAGTGGCAACGGAAAGAGCGGCAGCAAACGTAAGACAAAGATAAGCAAGCAGGAGAAGGAGATTCAAAAGCTCAAGCGCCAGATGGCCGAGTATGGCGCCATCATTAAGAACTTGCAAGTCGGACAATCGTGCCTAGGAA CTTCGTTTATACCTGATCTAACACCCAAAACAGAGCCGTGCGTGAATCCATCAGCTTGTATAATGGGATCCAATGCGGTCCCCCTAATGCGCGACATCAAACAGGAGTGTGCCTACTTAGGAATCCCCGATAACAGCAGCTCCGATATCATACCGGCTAGCAAGCCAACCGCGCCACCACTAGATGACAGCCCGAAGAAATCGAAAA GTCCCTTCAGACGACGCAAGAGTGCCAAGCAGACAGCTGACAAGTATGAGGCCTTAGGGGCCTCGCCCGAGAAGGACGCCAGACTCGAGGAGCTCTACGCCCAGCTGGAATGCGATCCTGATCCTTAA
- the Pof gene encoding protein painting of fourth isoform X1 produces the protein MDSKRAALDTGDGPVAKRSDIGSSSRESSPGDGNQISLAKHVAPFTGNGCSASLESYLYDTTPAGSQLLSWSAAADGPTSDNDAELEKITRANRKPDPAKMSRRELAKQRREHTLKALALERELTSKPGQSAASVVLLIRFPDPEITGPMLASLSKEIRDVVLPASVAPRYCLVHLRPGADVEATIRDINKARFGTGFLRAEVKPFSDEEQAEFIDPCSLYVSNIPFNMTTSAIKAYFASAMRVDIGVLKREKRARYAFVRYASPEQTMEAFKELIESPLNSRILTVRYRRLRKRSGMPMVQCTSSFQTIPSPSIDDDNADCKLISPPPVESIVISDSDNCSDSSGNGKSGSKRKTKISKQEKEIQKLKRQMAEYGAIIKNLQVGQSCLGTSFIPDLTPKTEPCVNPSACIMGSNAVPLMRDIKQECAYLGIPDNSSSDIIPASKPTAPPLDDSPKKSKTTCFGRMFSGPFRRRKSAKQTADKYEALGASPEKDARLEELYAQLECDPDP, from the exons ATGGATTCGAAACGCGCGGCCCTTGATACGGGCGACGGTCCGGTCGCGAAACGCAGTGACATTGGTAGCTCCTCCCGGGAGTCGTCTCCTGGCGACGGCAACCAGATCTCTCTGGCCAAGCATGTGGCCCCGTTCACGGGCAATGGATGCAGTGCCTCGCTGGAGTCCTACTTGTACGATACGACTCCTGCGGGCAGCCAACTGCTGTCGTGGAGCGCTGCCGCAGATGGGCCAACTTCTGATAACGACGCGGAGCTGGAGAAGATCACCCGCGCCAACAGGAAAC CCGATCCCGCCAAGATGTCCCGCAGGGAGCTGGCCAAACAGCGCCGCGAGCACACTTTGAAGGCCCTTGCCCTGGAACGCGAGCTAACCAGCAAGCCAGGCCAGTCAGCCGCGTCCGTGGTGCTGCTCATCCGCTTCCCCGACCCCGAGATAACTGGTCCCATGCTGGCCAGCCTGTCCAAGGAGATCCGCGACGTGGTCTTGCCCGCCAGTGTGGCTCCGCGCTACTGCCTAGTGCACCTGAGGCCCGGCGCAGATGTGGAGGCCACCATTCGCGACATCAACAAGGCACGCTTTGGCACCGGGTTCCTGCGGGCGGAGGTCAAGCCTTTCTCCGATGAGGAGCAGGCCGAGTTTATTGATCCTTGCTCGCTGTACGTGAGCAACATACCCTTCAACATGACCACCTCGGCCATCAAGGCCTACTTCGCCAGCGCCATGCGCGTGGACATCGGCGTGCTGAAGCGCGAGAAGCGCGCTCGCTACGCCTTCGTGCGCTACGCCAGTCCTGAGCAGACCATGGAAGCATTCAAGGAGCTGATCGAATCTCCGCTGAACAGCCGCATTCTCACAGTACGCTACCGCCGCCTTCGAAAGCGCTCCGGCATGCCCATGGTGCAGTGCACCAGCTCATTCCAGACGATCCCCTCGCCCAGTATCGACGACGACAACGCCGACTGCAAGCTCATTTCCCCACCGCCCGTGGAGTCGATCGTAATCAGCGACAGTGACAACTGCTCCGACTCCAGTGGCAACGGAAAGAGCGGCAGCAAACGTAAGACAAAGATAAGCAAGCAGGAGAAGGAGATTCAAAAGCTCAAGCGCCAGATGGCCGAGTATGGCGCCATCATTAAGAACTTGCAAGTCGGACAATCGTGCCTAGGAA CTTCGTTTATACCTGATCTAACACCCAAAACAGAGCCGTGCGTGAATCCATCAGCTTGTATAATGGGATCCAATGCGGTCCCCCTAATGCGCGACATCAAACAGGAGTGTGCCTACTTAGGAATCCCCGATAACAGCAGCTCCGATATCATACCGGCTAGCAAGCCAACCGCGCCACCACTAGATGACAGCCCGAAGAAATCGAAAA CAACATGTTTTGGCCGGATGTTTTCAGGTCCCTTCAGACGACGCAAGAGTGCCAAGCAGACAGCTGACAAGTATGAGGCCTTAGGGGCCTCGCCCGAGAAGGACGCCAGACTCGAGGAGCTCTACGCCCAGCTGGAATGCGATCCTGATCCTTAA
- the Mmp1 gene encoding matrix metalloproteinase-14 isoform X4 → MTIRQATGASNCKTSNKMTNCQSSVFIVVGTLFSILAAAQTAPVSTTTQAEIYLSQFGYLPASARNPASSGLHDQQTWVSAIEEFQSFAGLNITGELDAETMKLMSLPRCGVRDRVGTGDSRSKRYALQGSRWRVKNLTYKISKYPKRLKRVDVDAEIGRAFAVWSEDTDLTFTRKTSGPVHIEIKFVESEHGDGDAFDGQGGTLAHAFFPVFGGDAHFDDAELWTIGSPRGTNLFQVAAHEFGHSLGLSHSDQSSALMAPFYRGFEPVFKLDEDDKAAIQSLYGRKTNQLRPTNIYPPTTQRPFTPPKVPLDDSICKDSKVDTLFNSAQGETFAFKGDKFYKLTTDSVEEGYPQLISKGWPGLPSNIDAAFTYKNGKTYFFKGTQYWRYQGRQMDGVYPKEISEGFTGIPDHLDAAMVWGGNGKIYFFKGSKFWRFDPAKRPPVKSSYPKPISNWEGVPNNLDAALKYTNGYTYFFKGDKYYRFHDARFAVDSATPPFPRPTAHWWFGCKNTPSSTGNIVEGSDNEFEQHSMIPHADDGNGDDFDAV, encoded by the exons ATCTACCTGTCCCAGTTTGGCTATCTACCCGCCTCAGCCCGCAATCCTGCCAGCAGTGGGCTCCATGACCAACAGACCTGGGTCAGCGCCATCGAGGAGTTCCAGAGCTTCGCGGGATTGAACATCACCGGCGAGCTGGATGCGGAGACCATGAAACTGATGTCTCTGCCACGTTGCGGAGTGCGGGATCGCGTGGGAACCGGCGACAGTCGCTCCAAGCGATATGCCCTCCAGGGCAGTCGCTGGCGTGTGAAGAACCTCACCTACAAGATCTCCAAGTACCCCAAGCGACTGAAGCGcgtggatgtggatgcggaGATCGGACGCGCCTTCGCCGTGTGGTCCGAGGACACCGATCTGACCTTCACCAGGAAGACCTCCGGCCCCGTGCACATCGAAATTAA GTTCGTGGAGAGCGAGCATGGTGATGGCGATGCCTTCGATGGTCAGGGTGGCACCTTGGCCCATGCCTTCTTCCCTGTGTTCGGAGGAGATGCCCACTTCGATGATGCGGAACTGTGGACCATTGGGTCGCCGCGTGGCACCAATCTTTTCCAGGTGGCCGCCCACGAATTTGGTCATTCCCTGGGTCTGTCCCACTCCGATCAGAGCTCAGCCCTAATGGCTCCCTTCTACCGTGGCTTCGAACCTGTCTTCAAGCTGGACGAAGACGACAAGGCAGCCATCCAGTCGCTTTATGGCAGGAAGACCAACCAGCTGAGACCCACCAACATCTACCCGCCCACCACTCAGCGGCCATTCACTCCGCCCAAGGTCCCACTGGACGACTCCATCTGCAAGGACTCCAAGGTGGACACCCTCTTCAACTCGGCGCAGGGCGAGACATTCGCCTTCAAGGGCGACAAGTTCTATAAGCTGACCACCGATTCTGTGGAGGAGGGCTACCCGCAGCTCATCTCGAAGGGCTGGCCAGGATTGCCGAGCAACATCGATGCAGCGTTCACGTACAAGAACGGCAAGACGTACTTCTTCAAGGGAACCCAGTACTGGCGCTACCAGGGTCGCCAGATGGACGGCGTTTACCCCAAGGAAATTAGCGAGGGCTTCACGGGCATTCCCGATCATCTGGACGCGGCGATGGTCTGGGGAGGCAATGGCAAGATCTACTTCTTCAAGGGCAGCAAGTTCTGGCGATTCGATCCGGCCAAGAGGCCACCAGTGAAGTCTAGCTATCCCAAGCCGATCTCCAACTGGGAGGGTGTTCCCAATAACCTAGATGCTGCGCTCAAGTACACCAATGGATACACGTACTTCTTCAAGGGCGACAAGTACTACCGATTCCACGATGCCCGATTTGCT GTTGACTCGGCCACGCCCCCCTTCCCCAGACCCACCGCCCACTGGTGGTTCGGCTGCAAGAACACGCCCTCGTCCACAGGTAATATCGTCGAGGGTTCCGACAACGAGTTCGAACAGCACTCCATGATCCCGCATGCCGACGATGGTAATGGTGATGATTTCGACGCAG TTTAA
- the Mmp1 gene encoding matrix metalloproteinase-14 isoform X5: MTIRQATGASNCKTSNKMTNCQSSVFIVVGTLFSILAAAQTAPVSTTTQAEIYLSQFGYLPASARNPASSGLHDQQTWVSAIEEFQSFAGLNITGELDAETMKLMSLPRCGVRDRVGTGDSRSKRYALQGSRWRVKNLTYKISKYPKRLKRVDVDAEIGRAFAVWSEDTDLTFTRKTSGPVHIEIKFVESEHGDGDAFDGQGGTLAHAFFPVFGGDAHFDDAELWTIGSPRGTNLFQVAAHEFGHSLGLSHSDQSSALMAPFYRGFEPVFKLDEDDKAAIQSLYGRKTNQLRPTNIYPPTTQRPFTPPKVPLDDSICKDSKVDTLFNSAQGETFAFKGDKFYKLTTDSVEEGYPQLISKGWPGLPSNIDAAFTYKNGKTYFFKGTQYWRYQGRQMDGVYPKEISEGFTGIPDHLDAAMVWGGNGKIYFFKGSKFWRFDPAKRPPVKSSYPKPISNWEGVPNNLDAALKYTNGYTYFFKGDKYYRFHDARFAVDSATPPFPRPTAHWWFGCKNTPSSTGFKRRGYKNKKN, from the exons ATCTACCTGTCCCAGTTTGGCTATCTACCCGCCTCAGCCCGCAATCCTGCCAGCAGTGGGCTCCATGACCAACAGACCTGGGTCAGCGCCATCGAGGAGTTCCAGAGCTTCGCGGGATTGAACATCACCGGCGAGCTGGATGCGGAGACCATGAAACTGATGTCTCTGCCACGTTGCGGAGTGCGGGATCGCGTGGGAACCGGCGACAGTCGCTCCAAGCGATATGCCCTCCAGGGCAGTCGCTGGCGTGTGAAGAACCTCACCTACAAGATCTCCAAGTACCCCAAGCGACTGAAGCGcgtggatgtggatgcggaGATCGGACGCGCCTTCGCCGTGTGGTCCGAGGACACCGATCTGACCTTCACCAGGAAGACCTCCGGCCCCGTGCACATCGAAATTAA GTTCGTGGAGAGCGAGCATGGTGATGGCGATGCCTTCGATGGTCAGGGTGGCACCTTGGCCCATGCCTTCTTCCCTGTGTTCGGAGGAGATGCCCACTTCGATGATGCGGAACTGTGGACCATTGGGTCGCCGCGTGGCACCAATCTTTTCCAGGTGGCCGCCCACGAATTTGGTCATTCCCTGGGTCTGTCCCACTCCGATCAGAGCTCAGCCCTAATGGCTCCCTTCTACCGTGGCTTCGAACCTGTCTTCAAGCTGGACGAAGACGACAAGGCAGCCATCCAGTCGCTTTATGGCAGGAAGACCAACCAGCTGAGACCCACCAACATCTACCCGCCCACCACTCAGCGGCCATTCACTCCGCCCAAGGTCCCACTGGACGACTCCATCTGCAAGGACTCCAAGGTGGACACCCTCTTCAACTCGGCGCAGGGCGAGACATTCGCCTTCAAGGGCGACAAGTTCTATAAGCTGACCACCGATTCTGTGGAGGAGGGCTACCCGCAGCTCATCTCGAAGGGCTGGCCAGGATTGCCGAGCAACATCGATGCAGCGTTCACGTACAAGAACGGCAAGACGTACTTCTTCAAGGGAACCCAGTACTGGCGCTACCAGGGTCGCCAGATGGACGGCGTTTACCCCAAGGAAATTAGCGAGGGCTTCACGGGCATTCCCGATCATCTGGACGCGGCGATGGTCTGGGGAGGCAATGGCAAGATCTACTTCTTCAAGGGCAGCAAGTTCTGGCGATTCGATCCGGCCAAGAGGCCACCAGTGAAGTCTAGCTATCCCAAGCCGATCTCCAACTGGGAGGGTGTTCCCAATAACCTAGATGCTGCGCTCAAGTACACCAATGGATACACGTACTTCTTCAAGGGCGACAAGTACTACCGATTCCACGATGCCCGATTTGCT GTTGACTCGGCCACGCCCCCCTTCCCCAGACCCACCGCCCACTGGTGGTTCGGCTGCAAGAACACGCCCTCGTCCACAG GCTTTAAGAGACGCGgatataaaaacaagaaaaattaA